One Hevea brasiliensis isolate MT/VB/25A 57/8 chromosome 6, ASM3005281v1, whole genome shotgun sequence genomic window, gcataaagaaaatgaagaaaggatgtggaactcaagaaagaatgcgagtgtgcaattgaaaccaaagaaaaatttgcctttctaacctagcaaaagcaatgagtttgggggagaggataaaaaggaaaaagaaaagaagtcccaagctaagtatcatggaagcatgcttggcaataTAAAAAGCCAAAAACCTTTCCACTCCATGCAAAATATGTAGAAACAAACTCAGTATACTtgaattttatgcatacatgctatcctcatatttgcattccctaaaaacctttcattggcaaccaagtcattatccctttagcctcattacaacccttttaaagaccttctaatcttttgaaaaagcacatgctacactagtggagataggaaattgagatatgcctatggagttggaattgaaataCTTCATCTCATGAGGCagatttgggggagttagtgtttcttaattctatCCCAATAAATCGGgttgtttgtggcttattaatggtcttgtatagaggaataattagtcgaaacaccatgaaacgaggtgaagttccaaacaggtagctattagaacccttatgccttgaaagagggaaattggtatgaaggttggaggagttcaattctattattattaaattgatggttgtattTCTAAGTATCCCtggaaatgtgttttaaaacagagttttgctttgcttgaggacaagtaaaagtttgagtttgggggtatttgatacacttgaattgtatagatgtttttaagcacatttgcattctatttcatagcatttaggcaagtattttcatacataatagttgatttcattagttttcgtaatttctattgtaaagcccttaattccGTATTTTttacatcatttcaggtgtttgggtgaagctacAGAAATATAAGAGTGCAAGAAAAGCTTGGAggagtcaagagacagagaattaCTGCTGATgcaaagtacacaggtcgtgtaaaccaagcccctctctgccagaagaaagccaagagaatcgatgagaaacacaagtacacgggtcgtgtaatgagacccgtgtaatctacagggacccgtgtaagtctctgtcgaACACAAGCTAGCTTGAAGAAacttatgggaacaacagtacacggcccgtgtaatcagAACCTTGTAGTTGGCActgacccgtgtaactttttgtgcCAAAATAAGACCACACGATTCTCCTTcagcaagttacatggccctacTTTACGAGACCCGAGTAGTGACACACGGCCGTTTACTATGctgcagccagttttataactcgaatttcccTCCTGTTTTTGGATAAAAACgagactcctaaggccctttggactcaGAGCAACCTAACCCTagggcaaccaatataaatagaaaagaaaaacgtCAAAAGGAGAGGTGGAAAAAAAAGACAACTGTCGCAGGGAGAGCTACTGAAGGTTGCAGCTGTCAGGCTCCGCATcggtaccaaaagaagttttccagctgaagtttcataagatcaaagctgcaaactatctttggtttcttcgtttcatctccctagatagATTTCTATCGCTTTATTTCTTTACAtggttttctttttactgtctttactttttatcatgatgtttgctgaactcaacATGAGTGAGTATtttccttattctggatttaggagagtaatgcttgtaattattattatggatgaacattaaagttttatttactggatttgagattcgtttcttgatttgatttcttgtgatcctaatgcatgctatgtgatggtacccacttagacattattgtagatgttgattgaaggactgaaaggtgaagattaacattagaaaatcaagatcttgaacctaggaattctgacatatacataggctgatacctttgtggaacctaaaaatcggtcaaaggtcttaaagaattttaattaatttgatcaccacgaaagtaggatttgaattaattaaaatacaccctatattccttgagagaggatttaggataacttagggctaatttccatcaaagaaaacgaacctcaattcagtaaataaacgagataacatccctaataagattcaagtgtgaaatcttaactccagaattattccaaaaatagattacttcattttaagtttaccattctagtattTAAAGTTAACAACTTTACTCCCTAAACATTCgaaagcctagacagtcaaaattgctgtgtagattggtacttgctaaataaAAAAATCCTCGtgagaacgatactctacttattactttattacttgttagcgatccatgcacttgcggggttATAAAACTAGGAAAACAAGTTTTTGGGGGATACATTTGCACtttcatatcattacatgcacatcattgcattatttaaattcagctacattattcttatgtatcaaaattttcgagaatttttgaaaattttggattgtaaattatgaaacttagcactataaccaaatttttagtaagctaataattggactccacgggatagaggaatgaacgtatctagatgggcaaaaagggattctaacatgttatttgtgaagaaactaatctcttttatggaactaaactagttaaacctcttcataactattaatttatcatattgaacttgtaaaattaggagaacaaattttggaacacaagcaaactcaaaaattgcctcactagctctataacatatctcttggacctatcaaggcgaaatcctagcataggcttgatgaagaaataattaaggcattctttgatatagtctcactaagccttagccacccctaattaaaatgtatatcccttgtagccaacttgaagcctatgttcatcccttaaaatttattgcttactCATGTTATTCacctagcccctaacctaaacacctaccatacccttttgatgaagcaaaatgcataaagaaaatgaagaaagtatgtggaactcaagaaagaatgcgagtgtgcaattgaaaccaaagaaaaatttatctttccaacccagcaaatgCAATGAGTTTGGAggagaggacaaaaaggaaaaagaaaagaagtcccaagataagtatcatggaagcatgcttagcAATATAAAAAGCAAAAAGCCTTTCCACTCCATGCAAAATATGTAAAAACAAACTcagtatacttggattttatacatacatgctatcctcatatttgtattccctaaaaacctttcattggcaaccaagtcattatccctttagccccattacaacccttttaaagaccttctgatcttttgaaaaagcacatgctacactagtggagataggaaattgagatatgcctatggagttggaattgaaataCTTCATCTCAAGAGGCAGATTtaggggagttagtgtttcttaattctatCCTGATAAATCGGGTTGTTtatggcttattaatggtcttgtatagaggaataattagtcgaaacaccatgaaacgagatgaagttccaaacaggcagctattagaacccttatgccttgaaagagggaaattggtatgaaggttggaggagttcaattctatgcttattaaattgatggttgtattcctaagtatccccggaaatgtgttttaaaacagagttttgctttgcttgaggacaagcaaaagtttaagTTTGGAGGTATTTTGAtaaacttgaattgtatagatatttttaagcacatttgtgttctatttcatagcatttaggtaagtattttcatacataatttcgtaatttctattgtaaagcccttaattccatgttttctacatcattttaggtgtttgggtgaagctatAGAAATATAGGAGTGTAAGAAAAGCTTGGAggagtcaagagacagagaattgctgctgatgcaaagtacacgggtcgcgtaaaccaagccccaaacccgtgtaaatctctgccagaagaaagccaagagaatcgatgagaaatacaagtacacgggtcgtgtaatgagacccgtgtaatctgcagggacccgtgtaagtctctgccgaacACAAGCTAGCTTGAAGAAacttatgggaacaacagtacacggcccgtgtagttggcactgacccgtgtaactttttgtgccaaaacaagaccacACGATTCTCCTTCAACAAGTTACATGGCCCTACTTTATGAGACCCGTGCAGTGACACACggccgtgtactatgctgtagccagttttataactcgaatttccTTCCTGTTTTCGGataaaaatgagactcctaaggccctttggactcaaagcaacctaaccctagagtaaccaatataaatagaaaagaaaaacgtCAAAGGGAGAGGTGGAAAAAAAAGACGACTGTCGCGGGGAGAGCTACTGAAGGTTGCGGCTGTCGGGCTCCGCATcggtaccaaaagaagttttccagctgaagtttcacaagatcaaagctgcaaactatctttggcttcttcgtttcatctccctagatagATTTCTATCGCTTTATTTCTTTACAtggttttctttttactgtctttactttttatcatgatgtttgctgaactcaccatgagtgagtagtttccttattttggatttaggagagtaatgcttgtaattattattatagatgaacattaaagttttatttactggatttgagattcgtttcttgatttgatTTCAtgtgatcctaatgcatgctatgtgatggtaccctcttagacatgattgtagatgttgattgaaggactgaaaggtgaagattaacattagaaaatcaagatcttgaacctaggaattctgacctatacataggctgatacctttgtggaacctaaaaattggtcaaaggtcttaaaggattttaattaatttgatcaccacgaaagtagggtttgaattaattaaaatacaccctatattccttgagagaggatttaggataacttagggctaatttccatAAAAGAAAACgaacctcaattcagtaaataaatgagataataTCCCTAATaaaattcaagtgtgaaatcttaactccagaattgttccaaaaatagattacttcattttaagtttaccattctagtgtttaaagttaacaacttTACTCCCTAAACATTCGAAAGCCTAGACAATCAAAATTGCTGTGTAGACTGGTACTTGCTAAATAAAAAAATCCTCATGGGAaagatactctacttatcattttattacttgttagcaatctgtgcacttgtggggttgtaaaaccaggcaaACAACTTCTTTTGGTTTCGATGCGAAGCCCGACAGCCACAGCCTTCAATAGCTCTCCCCGCGACAGTTGTCTTTTTTTCCCACCTCTCCTTTTGacgtttttcttttctatttatattgattTCTCTAGGGTTAGGTTGCTCTTAGTCCAAAAGGCCTTAGGAGTCTCATTATTATCCTAAAACAGGGgggaaattcgagttataaaattagctgcagcatagtacacggcccgtgtgtcactacacgggtcccgtaaagtagggccgtgtaactttctagagaagaatcgcgtggtcttattttggcacagaaagttgcATGGGTCTGTGCCAACTCACTATTAGCATAAATATTTCAAAATCTCATCAAAATTATtggttatatttaaatattaaaccaTAATTCCTTTATTGAAAAGATTGAAAATATTATACACATAAATCTTGTCAACTTCTTGAACACATTCACTATGAGCTATAGCACCATATTTTGGCCTTGTGCTACCTCTTGAATTCACAAACAGTTACAAagttttattatccaaactttgatAGAAGCGACACTACTTCTTGTATTCATATAGGTGAAGTTTAAACAAAGTCACAATTATGGACTTCTTGGTTCGAAACCAAACCCAGTATCCTCATTAAGAGTAATAAATATTCAAGATCTTTTTCTTAAGCTCTACTTAAATTTCTAGTGCACGAAAACTGTCACAAACTATAACTTATTATTACCTTTTAAACCTTTAAAATTGCTAAGCAATAAAAAAAGATAAGGTTCCCATTACTAGTGATaagttagaaaaaaattttagacctATCGTGCATGTAATGCTACTAATTATATCCCTTGGAAGCCCTTTAGTTAATGGGTCGGCAAGATTATTCTTTGATCTGACATATATAATTGTGATAATACCATCAGAAATTAGTTGTCTAATATACTCATGTTTTAAAGTAATATGTCTAGACTTATCATTACAAATCTTGCTAAATGCTCTAGATATAGTAGCTTCACTATCACAGTGTAAAGAGATTGTTGGCATCGATTATGGCCACAACTTTATATCTAGCAATAAATTTCTCAATCATTCTACCTCTTTGCCTGCTGTTGCTAAAGCAATAAACTTATATTTCATTGTGGAATGGATGATGCATGTCTGTTTCTTAGAAGCCCATGAGATAGCTCCTCCACCTAAAGTGAATATCTAACCAGATGTAGACTTATTATCATTAATACTAGTTATCCAACTGGCATCACCATAACCCTCAAGTGCTAAAGGAAACTTATTGTAAAATAAGGCAAAAAAAACTTTATCCTTTTAAGATAACTAAGAAATCTTCCAATAGCTCTCCAATGATTAGTGCTAAGATTGTGAGtatatcttgaaattttataaacAGAAAAAGCAATATCTAGCCTAGTATAATACATAGCATACATCAAACTACCAATTGCGCTAGCATAGTCTAATTCACTTATAGATCTTCtcgaatttttaattaatttgttagaAACATCAAAAGGAGTATTAGCTTCTTTAATACCCAAATGATTATATTTGGAAAGAATCTTATCAATACAATGAGATTGACTCAAAGCAAAACCACACTATATTTTTAACTTTGATACCTAAGATAGTATCCACTTCTCCCTTGTCTTTTTATAATCATTCCAAGTGGTGGGTATTTTGCAATCACAGCAGCTGCTTGAAGTTTTTCAAACCCTTCAATTTTCAAATCTTTAAGTGTAGATACTAAAAAAAGTAATTCATCCAtttgattcataatagatttaTTTTCTGacatttgaaattcaaaaaactTCATAGCAGATATGCAACACCCAATTCAGTAAGCAGAAATGATAATTTGTCCTTCTAGTGAGTAAAATTAGTTCCATCAAAATACTCCAGTTTGAAGACATCAGAATTGACAATTTTGTTGAAAGCAAAATCAGAAACACCAATACCAAAAGCCTCCATTGTTATATAATTCCCttaaaattgttagaaaaataacaataacaatagCAATGGGCTTTAATTGTGCAGTCACTCTCTTCAAGGGAATTATGCCCCCCACTATGTTGCTGTCTGTTAGTTTGAGCAGATCCCTTTAGGATAAACAAAGCCAAAATAGAATTTTGGATAGCAATTTTAGAATTCTCCCAATaacaaattaaagaataataacgTTGATTATAAGTAAAAGTGAAGAGAAAAGATAAAAGAGAGTGAGatatgaatttatatttaaaactactgctatttataaagtatttacaCCTCTTCAAACAGATACAACagttcactttgtatctattagaataattacatctgttcacttgCAACTTTTACAACAAATACAATAATTCACTTCGTATCTCTTAAAAAATTATATCTATttacttatacctcttagaataaAACAATTATATATGTTCATAAATACCTCTTAGAATAGataccattattagtaataaacaGTTTCTTTTGATGTCTTTTAATAAACAAACATAACTATTTTGATATAGGACAACTTTTATATCACTAAATATTTATGACAAGATTATTAATAATGATTGATAGTGCAATGCAGCATCACttgattattgaatttttaatttacaataatgATTTCATTATAACTGTTGATTATTGGGGAGAAATTACTTAGATGTGAAGAAGAAGAGTAGAGATGATAAAATTATTTTGtatgtaacttttttttttaccaCACACGTAAATTGCAACATATATACTACACACATGTACGATAATAAACCTCACAAAGACCATACTATAAGAGAACGAGGAAAACCTGCGATCGAGGATTTCAACCCTCACTATTAGCTAGGCGATAATCCATGCAAGTTTCTGAtcagagtagagaagagaagcgATATTAATTAGCTTAAGCTGAAGCCACGAAATGGCTGGAAGGTGACCTTTCTTGCAGTGTCTGGTGAAGGGGGAGGGAAAGCGATGCTGGCTTGGGAGGTGGTGGAGGTGATCTTGGTGTTCTTCCATAATTTGTCACCATGGATATGTAATCATTGCATGGATGACTTTGTCCTTGGGCGCATGGAGAAGCAATATTCCCGAGCTGCCCTTTTGGTGTCGCTGGCTTTGGAGGTGGCGGTGGATGATTGGTGGCCCGCCCATAATTGTTGGTTAATTGGTGGGTTGATGGTGATGATATTGGAGGAGGTGGCGGACTCAGGTGCCTCCCATAAGTAGCTAATATTGTTGCTTTGATGATAGAGCAATCTGAAGCACacagaatttcaaattttttaaaataaaataaaatcaagagtAGAGATCTTGCATGAGCATGAGGTTATGTAATTACCTGGTAGAGTTCTTGCATGAGCAGCAGTAATTAGTAGTGCAATAAAAGCAAGAGTAGATGCCAGGAAGAGAGCAGGAGGAGAACCCATCATCGCCATTGGAGTATTATTGCAGCTTGTCATTTCTGAAATTAAAGCATTGGAGTTATGTGCTATTTATAGGCACATTTATGAAGTTGCTATGCAGTAGGGAAGACATCACTTCCTTCTCTTTGTTGCTATTCAATTTGACctactaaaaattaataattaaagacTATTAATTCaaccaataaaatttaatttatttatattaaaattatatcttaaattaaaaaattttgtgtaattaaaaaattttgtgtttgaaatattaataaggtcaaatgaaaaatttatatataaccaGCCACCATATTATAAATACAAATATGAGAAAATCGACTCGTTCTAGATGAagaaatttcaaaataaaatcgttatatatatatatataataattttattttaattattaattgtaGTAGTTTTCAAGCTGATatatgggattttttttttattttctcttcctaattttaatttttagaatgatTTTGAATGAATTAGTTATTTTATGAGCTCAGTGAAATTAAAGTGATTAACTTATATATACTCTGTTAAATTTATAAAATGAGTTTAATAATTATATGAATTTcactaattttattatatatatattatattttaaatttaagataaattaaatttaaataaaaaaattttacaaaaatattaataagatgctatatatattattaatttattagtgCATCCAAAATTCTGAATTTTTGTTTTTAATGGTAATATagtaatatttcacattattttttttataataaattattcacattaaaattaattagcaaATGGGTAAACCATTGAATAATTGAACCTCAAATTGAAGACGCGTGGCTTAAGTTATATATGATAAAATAAGTCTTGAGTGGGTTTAACAGTTGATAGTAACCTTGCCATGATTAATATCTCCactatcattaaaaaaaaaaaaaaagccttccCCTTTTGATTAAATTATAGTTACAATATTAAGGGACTGTTTGCCTTATCGGTTGAATGCACTAATGgagttaataattattaataattataattaatatattttaaatatttaaaaaattatatttaattattattattaaaatataaaatgattAATAAGAGTTTatactattttatttattttaattaataatttatataaaaatatatatttattaataatttacattatttaaaatttgatatgttaaaaaataaataaataaaataaggcATATTAGTGGGCTTACATCATCCCCACAAGTGCTTCTTTCATAAAATGGAAACATAAACTTTTACAAAGTAAACAGCAATATTAACAGAAAGCAAACACGTTTGCCACTTCCAACGTTTAGAATGTGCTAAATGTGTTCGACCAAAGTCCTCTCCCTCTATCCGAATGAtggttaaaatataattattagaataaaaattaattataatcaatatatatatgCATCATCTTTTTTAGTGAATAATTTGTAAAttctattataatttttcaatgaGATTGATGGCATGCTCTGGCCTTGTATTGGGgaagttttatttattaatataactaaaattattaagaaaaattagagaaataaaaaagaatattaagttttatataatttataattttaattatcatgcgtatataaattaaaattatacaatatatttaaatattacataaaaatatgtgtacaaaattaatttttcatttagtaTAAATATAAGTTggatttttatcaaaattaaattaaaataataaaaataaatttaattcaatatgatttaattttaaaattatttatttttataataagagATATTGGCTAATTATTACTTAgcctttattaaataaaataatgttttaaaaatagataattatattactttaatttttttataattaaataactcaatttaatttgaaattggaGAAATCAAACTTATTCAGTTTGGTTTGGAGAAATCCTCAAATGCATCAAGTATAAACTAATTTGGTTAAATTGTCATTTATTTCACTAATTAAGAAGGTGATAAAATtaagttttagaaataaaattgagTTTTAAAAAATTGTACATGGTtagtatttaataaaaataaaagtaaaattagaaaaaaataattaatattgttcaattttttcaaaataatagataattttaaacaaaataaattttaaaaaatgacaGATAAAAATAGACAAAGAAAATATGTTATTTTCATCATAttggtattttatttttaaatgagaGTGCAATATGCTACATAAATTTTCTCTCAGATGAAaggttaaaatttaataattactaAATTAGGCTCATAGAAAGAAAGACTTAGGAGTAACCCAATAATAAGTACCATCAAGCCATCAAGTGAAGCATGCTCCCCACCTTCGGCCCCATTGAGAAAATTTTCTTTAGATCCAGTTAATCATGAATTCAAGAGAGTAacaaatgaaatttatgtattcAATAGATAGGTGGCACCATACATCTTATGTCTCTACTTAAGAAGAATCCAAGCTGCATTTCCATTTACCCACATAATAAGAAAAGACAATATTGGCACATCATAGCACTCAATCCCTCTACAATTCCTGCACATTGTTGATAGCAAAGCAATCAATGAACGAAATCCACATTAATTCTAATTTTTCAAGCTAGTGCTTTCTTGCTTTCACCCAATTGAATGTATCTGATATACAAGAAGCAAACTGCGCCCATCTTTGTCATCCTCAATAATAATACTCACTTGGTGCCTTTgaattgattaaaaagatttacaAATCATCAAAAACTGGGGCTGCATTTCAGGTCCTCTCTAGCTTCATTTCCACCGATCGGAGACTATCCACCCATATCAACTGCATCTAGAGATATTTTCTTGCAAGGGCGCGAACTTTAGTGTCAAAATGGGATGAAGTAATGCGAGAACCAGGTAAGTAGAGGGGATTAAGAAGAATCTGCAGAATTCCCAATACAATTTATGAGGCCAtgttagtcaataatcaaccacTTCATGGAGAAGGAACAAAAGATTATTCAATAGAAAATTCTTAAGAGTACGAAGGTGATTCAAGAACTTAAGCAACAAAATGAAgctaatcaatgaacaaaatggcAGGGTAACTTCCTCAGAACGTTTCACAGATCACAATCATAAGGCGCCAAGGTGGCAGGCAGGGGCAATCATCAtgaagaataaaaattaaaaagttaagaATGGAATATATTTTATTCAGAGTTAATTTTTGACACACTACGGATTTAGGTTTGCTTATGAAGTTGAGATAACTTAGATTTGAGTTGATTCCAGAAACAATCGAATAACGGCATTTCTTGGTTGCAGATTATCTTCTTGCCTTATTGGATAGCAAAATAAGTAAGAAAACTTCAAGCATATGCAGAAAATAACGTTGGTCTAGCACACGCATGCATGCATACAGATTGCAGATCAAATATGCCAATCACACTTGTTTATTTCGCCACATAGAAAACAAGATCACCAAAAAGAGCAAAAAAGGATCATACTATCATACTAACAATATGAAATTTGCCTTCACGCCATTTAAATATTCCAGCTTATTGCTTGTTAGATATACAATGACACCAGAAAGTAAATATATCTATTAGAAAGAACACATTAcatgtaatttatttatttatttttgggggGAGAGGTGGGCAGGCAGGGCCCCGCAGGGGAAGGAAGTCATGTACCTTTATATATAGCTCATGAACCTCCTGAAAAAAGCTCTTGATTCCATCATCATTGTGAGGATTGTGAAGTAGCATAAATCGTGTATGTATGAGAAgtcaaagaaaatatcaaataGGCCTATTATGTCAACAGAAAATCGCACGCCGAAGCAACCATGCCTTCAATAGCTAAGAGCAAGGAAATTTTGACAATATAAGAAATCACATGACTCCATTATCAAGTTATCTGATGTCTGCTTTATGGTAACAGTAGCACTACCACAGCAACAATAAAAACAACCAAGCGTTAATCCTAAACAGTGGCACTACCACAGCAAagagaaattaattttaaaaaaattaatattatttcaatttacaaattttcatatttcaCAGAGTTTAAACCCACCACAGCACACATAAAACAGAAAATTGCAAAACCATACCATTAAGTAGAACAGAATACAATAAGAATGATACTAGCCTCAAAAATTCACAGTATGCTTACTAGCGAACATGCCATTACAGACAAAAGATGCCTATGCACAATGTTGAGAGTAGATAAAAATATGAAGGCCACCATGTGAATAACCAATTACTGGTCATGATCCAGAACTTCAGCATATTTCATCACCAACAATATGCAACAATGCCGAATTCTCCTACTCCTAATGAGAGTTTTGATTGACGGTCACATTTACTTATCTTGAAACCAAGGAGCATTTTAAGCATCCAAAGTCCAAAGATGTACTTTACAAGTTATATTTATGGAGATAATCCAGTATATCCTTTTGCTTGTGTCATGATAAATCACATTTTTGTCAACAAAAAAGAAATTAAGAACATCTAGTTTAATTTGAGTGATTTGCTTTATTAGggaaatcacaaaaaaaaaaaggatattaCCAGCTGTAACATAAACTGATACCGCCAGATCATTAAAGTTGTCAATCGCTTTCAAGAACCTGAGACAAAGATGCAATCAAGAAAATGATTGGGGGCCTGTCACAACAatcaagaaaaggaaaagaggaaaaagcagagagagaaagaaaaagagataGTAATAATACAAATGAATTAGCATATATATTGCAAGCTTTAGAGATTACATGGCACTAGTGGTCCATGCCAGGTCCTGAACAATATCCAGAGCTGCATGCA contains:
- the LOC110672673 gene encoding hydroxyproline-rich systemin-like; protein product: MTSCNNTPMAMMGSPPALFLASTLAFIALLITAAHARTLPDCSIIKATILATYGRHLSPPPPPISSPSTHQLTNNYGRATNHPPPPPKPATPKGQLGNIASPCAQGQSHPCNDYISMVTNYGRTPRSPPPPPKPASLSLPLHQTLQERSPSSHFVASA
- the LOC110672666 gene encoding transport protein particle 20 kDa subunit is translated as MATTACFIIVSRNDIPIYEAEVGSATKREDAAQLHQFVLHAALDIVQDLAWTTSAMFLKAIDNFNDLAVSVYVTAGNTRFMLLHNPHNDDGIKSFFQEVHELYIKILLNPLYLPGSRITSSHFDTKVRALARKYL